A part of Gemmatimonadales bacterium genomic DNA contains:
- a CDS encoding VWA domain-containing protein has product MSFARPWLLLLLLGLALWWWRRRRREVPAARYSDVSLPAAVSAKRWWVVLPPLLRSAALVALIVAAAGPRVGGDTIEVKQEGIAIVICIDISSSMLAEDFAPSNRLGVAQRQAVAFIRGRTADRIGLVAFAGEALTQVPVTLDYPVVEQAVMELKIGSLEDGTAIGSGLATAVNRLRRAPDKSKVILLLTDGENNKGLIDPRTAAATASAYGIKVYTIGVGTIGEAPIPTGRGLGGFRYEMLPVRIDEPLLREIAQKTGGRYFRAKDSEALSRIFRQIDQLEKTPIQVTRYTKYEEATRPLILAGLGALALEILLGSTLVVRVP; this is encoded by the coding sequence GTGAGCTTCGCGCGTCCCTGGCTGTTGCTCCTGCTCCTGGGCCTGGCGCTCTGGTGGTGGCGCCGACGCCGGCGCGAGGTCCCGGCGGCCCGCTACAGCGACGTGAGTCTGCCCGCTGCCGTCTCGGCCAAGCGCTGGTGGGTGGTGCTGCCGCCGCTGTTGCGCTCCGCCGCGCTGGTGGCGCTCATCGTGGCCGCCGCGGGGCCGCGGGTCGGCGGAGACACGATCGAGGTGAAGCAGGAAGGGATCGCGATCGTCATCTGTATCGATATCTCGAGCAGCATGCTGGCGGAGGACTTCGCGCCCTCGAACCGGCTGGGCGTGGCGCAGCGGCAGGCGGTGGCGTTCATCCGCGGGCGGACCGCGGACAGGATCGGGCTGGTGGCCTTCGCCGGCGAGGCGCTCACCCAGGTGCCGGTCACGCTGGATTACCCAGTGGTCGAGCAGGCGGTGATGGAGCTCAAGATCGGCAGTCTGGAGGACGGCACGGCCATCGGCAGTGGACTCGCCACGGCCGTGAACCGGCTGCGCCGCGCACCCGATAAATCCAAGGTGATCCTGCTGCTCACCGACGGCGAGAACAACAAGGGACTGATCGACCCCCGCACCGCCGCCGCTACGGCGTCCGCCTATGGCATCAAGGTCTACACCATCGGTGTAGGCACCATCGGCGAGGCGCCGATCCCGACCGGCCGTGGGTTGGGCGGGTTCCGCTACGAAATGCTGCCGGTCCGGATCGACGAGCCGCTGCTGCGCGAGATCGCCCAGAAGACCGGGGGCCGCTACTTCCGCGCCAAAGACAGCGAAGCGTTGAGCCGGATCTTCCGCCAGATCGATCAGTTGGAGAAGACGCCCATTCAGGTGACCCGCTACACCAAGTACGAGGAGGCGACCCGGCCGCTGATTCTCGCCGGGCTCGGCGCGCTCGCGCTCGAGATCCTGCTCGGCAGCACGCTGGTGGTGCGGGTCCCATGA
- a CDS encoding DUF58 domain-containing protein, translating into MPAVSPEILKQVKGIELRTRALVGTLFAGEYRSVFRGQGMEFAEVRAYQHGDDFRAIDWNVSARLASPYVKTFTEERELTLMLLVDQSGSTRFGEPVTKAGLAVEVAAVLALAAAYHNDRVGALLFADEVEQVIPPAKGRRHALRVIRDLVAFEPAGQRTNLAASLSYTSRLLRHRSIVVILSDFIAAGWDRPLRRLAARHEVVAITVDDPREHHLPESGWIEMLDAESGRRVLIDTGSRVVREQVRALAERRREERSRILAAAGADQVGLETGVDYALPLRRAFARRARRIHRA; encoded by the coding sequence ATGCCCGCCGTTTCTCCCGAAATCCTCAAGCAGGTAAAGGGCATCGAGCTCCGCACCCGCGCCCTGGTCGGCACATTGTTCGCGGGGGAGTACCGCTCCGTGTTCCGGGGGCAGGGGATGGAGTTCGCCGAAGTCCGGGCCTATCAGCACGGGGACGACTTCCGCGCCATCGACTGGAACGTCTCCGCCCGGCTGGCGAGCCCCTACGTGAAGACGTTCACCGAGGAGCGCGAGCTCACCCTCATGCTGCTGGTGGATCAATCGGGCTCGACCCGCTTCGGTGAGCCCGTCACCAAGGCCGGGCTCGCCGTCGAGGTGGCCGCCGTGCTGGCGCTGGCTGCGGCCTACCACAACGACCGGGTGGGCGCCCTCCTCTTCGCCGATGAGGTCGAGCAGGTCATCCCCCCGGCCAAGGGTCGCCGGCACGCGCTCCGGGTGATCCGCGATCTGGTCGCGTTCGAGCCGGCGGGCCAGCGAACCAATCTCGCCGCCAGCCTCTCCTACACCAGCCGGCTGCTGCGCCATCGCAGCATCGTCGTGATTCTCTCCGACTTCATCGCCGCCGGATGGGACCGCCCGCTGCGCCGGCTGGCTGCGCGCCACGAGGTGGTGGCGATCACGGTGGACGATCCGCGCGAGCACCACCTGCCGGAGTCCGGCTGGATCGAGATGCTCGATGCGGAGTCGGGCCGCCGGGTGCTGATCGACACCGGCAGCCGCGTGGTACGGGAGCAGGTCCGCGCGCTCGCCGAGCGCCGGCGGGAGGAGCGTAGCCGGATCCTCGCGGCAGCCGGGGCCGACCAGGTGGGACTGGAGACCGGGGTCGACTACGCGCTGCCACTCCGGCGGGCGTTCGCGCGCCGGGCACGGCGGATCCACCGCGCATGA
- a CDS encoding ScpA family protein has product MTASEAPTTALGAGPGFVVQLDAFSGPLDLLLHLLREEQIEIAEIPIARIADQFLSAIQDLGLNQAADYLDMASRLVRLKAQMLLPRRSEEDGWEDPRAELVRRLLEYQQIREIAIWLGRAAERRSEQLVRGFLPPAPPLPPVPLTLDLLEMLQAVERVVAAIPSPVLHRVVARPLDVETATRRIEQLLEEREEIGWLDALGSRPTIVDVLSTLLALLELAKRGTLRLVQPAAFAPMVIARDPARSAA; this is encoded by the coding sequence ATGACTGCCTCCGAGGCCCCCACCACCGCGCTTGGCGCCGGCCCCGGCTTCGTGGTCCAGCTCGACGCCTTCTCGGGGCCGCTCGACCTGCTGCTGCACCTCCTCAGGGAGGAGCAGATCGAGATCGCGGAGATTCCGATCGCCCGCATTGCCGACCAGTTCCTCTCCGCCATCCAGGACCTCGGCCTCAACCAGGCCGCCGACTACCTGGACATGGCGAGCCGGCTGGTGCGGCTCAAGGCCCAGATGCTGCTCCCCCGCCGCTCCGAGGAGGACGGCTGGGAGGACCCCCGCGCGGAGCTGGTGCGCCGGCTTCTGGAGTATCAGCAGATCAGGGAGATCGCGATCTGGCTGGGCCGGGCCGCGGAGCGACGATCGGAGCAGTTGGTCCGCGGCTTCCTGCCGCCCGCGCCGCCGCTCCCGCCGGTGCCGCTGACGCTCGATCTGCTGGAGATGCTCCAGGCGGTGGAGCGCGTGGTCGCGGCGATTCCCTCGCCGGTGCTGCACCGGGTGGTGGCCCGGCCGCTCGACGTCGAGACCGCGACCCGGCGGATCGAGCAGCTCCTGGAGGAGCGCGAGGAGATCGGCTGGCTCGATGCCCTGGGTTCCCGACCGACCATCGTCGATGTGCTCTCCACCCTGCTGGCGCTGCTGGAGCTGGCCAAGCGGGGGACCCTTCGTCTCGTCCAACCGGCCGCGTTCGCGCCGATGGTGATCGCCCGTGACCCCGCTCGCTCAGCTGCTTGA
- a CDS encoding MoxR family ATPase, translating into MSAPKLTEKPAETLPVPRILKEVSRRIVGQDAMVERLLVGLLTGGHILLEGVPGLAKTLAVRTLSEVIHASFSRIQFTPDLLPADLIGTMVFDQKSQEFNVKKGPVFAQIILADEINRAPAKVQAALLEAMQEHQVTIGGTTYRLEEPFLVLATQNPIENEGTYPLPEAQLDRFMLKVRVGYPSRDEEKEVLLRMSGGQEIPVERLLHPDDILTARASIAQLYMDQKVVDYIVDLVRATREPSAVGLKDLQPLIAFGGSPRASIALAQAARAHAFLRGRAYVVPEDVRALAPDVLRHRIVLTFEAEAEDVTTDDVVTKVLAALRVP; encoded by the coding sequence GTGAGCGCGCCGAAGCTGACCGAGAAACCGGCCGAGACGCTGCCGGTGCCGCGTATCCTCAAAGAGGTGTCCCGGCGCATCGTGGGCCAGGATGCCATGGTGGAGCGGCTGCTCGTGGGGCTGCTCACCGGGGGCCACATCCTGCTCGAAGGGGTGCCGGGGTTGGCCAAGACGCTGGCCGTACGCACGCTCTCCGAGGTGATTCACGCCTCCTTTTCCCGCATCCAGTTCACGCCCGACCTGCTCCCCGCCGATCTGATCGGCACCATGGTGTTCGACCAGAAGAGCCAGGAGTTCAACGTCAAGAAGGGACCGGTTTTCGCCCAGATCATCCTGGCGGACGAGATCAACCGCGCCCCGGCCAAGGTCCAGGCCGCGCTGCTGGAAGCGATGCAGGAGCATCAGGTCACCATCGGCGGCACCACCTATCGGCTGGAGGAGCCGTTCCTGGTTTTGGCGACCCAGAATCCGATCGAGAACGAGGGCACCTATCCGCTCCCCGAGGCGCAGCTCGACCGATTCATGCTGAAGGTCCGGGTCGGCTACCCCAGCCGGGATGAAGAGAAGGAGGTCCTGCTCCGGATGAGCGGAGGGCAGGAGATCCCGGTGGAGCGCCTGCTCCATCCGGACGACATCCTGACCGCGCGCGCCTCGATCGCGCAGCTCTACATGGATCAGAAGGTGGTGGACTACATCGTGGACCTGGTGCGCGCCACCAGAGAACCTTCGGCCGTCGGACTCAAGGATCTTCAGCCGCTCATCGCCTTCGGCGGGTCGCCCCGGGCGTCGATCGCGCTGGCCCAGGCGGCCCGCGCGCACGCGTTTCTTCGGGGGCGCGCCTACGTCGTCCCCGAGGACGTGCGCGCGCTCGCGCCCGACGTGCTCCGCCACCGGATCGTGCTCACCTTCGAGGCGGAGGCCGAGGACGTGACCACCGACGACGTGGTGACCAAGGTGCTCGCCGCCCTGAGGGTGCCGTGA
- a CDS encoding VWA domain-containing protein: protein MIFDAPFLLLLAPVLGIAIGFGAWLGRRRRIRLARHWSPALGRLARARGGWAPAVLGLVALCGIVALAGPRYGRTEIKTETRALNLVFALDISRSMLAEDVAPSRLQRAVTEARRLSQDLEGDRLGLIAFAGRSYILTPLTVDGGAIRMYLDALDPDLASEGGTNLGSVLGQGAELLGATTGAADRVLVVFTDGEAHDTLPEIIAQAEALKEAGVHLIMVSEGRPTPSRIPIRDSAGTLLQYKQDEDGSVIQTQRRDDVLDAVVNAAEGTLVLSEARDQAGAVRDLVAAMKRSPSSETRTADLVPRGWIPVLLAALLLLGYTLVRPGPALIGLAGLLLLGRTASAQRPTPGARALAAGDPVRAAAEFLKEANGARARDTAFYNAGTAALEARRYEVARGALVEAAKSLDPALRYRALYNLGLSELLASASDSSRRDELLDDAADRLRQALLLQPGSARAKWNLELTERHRPPPPPSGGSGGGGTPPSGGGGPAPRPSAPAASQGVNQSQAEQILNSMERRERETRQEQQRRTEAGSTSGVKDW, encoded by the coding sequence ATGATCTTCGACGCCCCGTTCCTGCTGCTGCTCGCGCCGGTGCTCGGCATCGCCATTGGATTCGGTGCCTGGCTGGGCCGCCGCCGCCGGATCCGGCTCGCGCGCCACTGGTCACCGGCGCTCGGCCGACTCGCCCGCGCGCGCGGCGGCTGGGCGCCCGCGGTGCTGGGGCTGGTGGCCTTGTGCGGCATCGTGGCGCTTGCCGGGCCGCGCTACGGGCGGACCGAGATCAAGACCGAGACCCGGGCGCTCAATCTGGTCTTCGCCCTCGACATCAGCCGCTCGATGCTGGCGGAGGACGTGGCGCCGAGCCGGCTGCAGCGCGCCGTCACCGAGGCTCGCCGCCTGAGCCAGGACCTGGAGGGCGACCGCCTTGGTCTCATCGCGTTTGCGGGCCGAAGCTATATCCTGACGCCCCTCACGGTCGACGGCGGGGCCATCCGGATGTACCTCGATGCGCTCGACCCCGACCTGGCGAGCGAGGGCGGCACCAATCTGGGCAGTGTGCTGGGCCAGGGCGCCGAGCTGCTGGGCGCCACCACAGGCGCGGCCGACCGGGTGCTGGTCGTCTTCACCGACGGCGAAGCGCACGACACGCTGCCCGAGATCATCGCCCAGGCCGAGGCACTGAAGGAGGCCGGGGTCCATCTCATCATGGTCTCCGAGGGCCGGCCCACGCCCAGTCGGATTCCGATCCGCGATTCCGCCGGCACGCTGCTGCAGTACAAGCAGGACGAGGACGGCAGCGTGATCCAGACCCAGCGGCGGGACGATGTGCTCGACGCCGTGGTGAACGCGGCCGAGGGGACGCTGGTCCTGAGTGAGGCGCGCGACCAGGCGGGCGCGGTCCGCGACCTCGTCGCGGCGATGAAGCGGAGCCCGTCGTCCGAGACCCGCACCGCGGATCTCGTGCCCCGCGGCTGGATCCCGGTGCTGCTCGCCGCGCTCCTCCTCCTCGGCTACACCCTGGTCCGCCCGGGCCCGGCGCTCATCGGACTCGCGGGACTGCTCCTCCTCGGCCGGACGGCGTCGGCTCAGCGGCCGACGCCGGGCGCACGTGCGCTGGCGGCCGGGGATCCGGTCCGCGCCGCCGCGGAGTTTCTCAAGGAGGCGAACGGCGCCCGCGCCCGCGATACCGCATTCTACAACGCGGGGACGGCGGCGCTCGAGGCGCGCCGCTACGAGGTGGCGCGCGGCGCGCTGGTGGAAGCCGCCAAGTCGCTGGATCCGGCGCTCCGCTACCGCGCGCTCTACAATCTGGGTCTGTCGGAGCTGCTGGCGTCGGCTAGCGACAGCAGCCGGCGGGACGAGCTGCTGGACGACGCGGCCGACCGCCTGCGCCAGGCCCTCCTGCTCCAGCCCGGATCCGCGCGAGCCAAGTGGAATCTCGAGCTCACGGAGCGGCACCGACCACCTCCGCCGCCCAGTGGCGGCAGTGGGGGCGGAGGCACACCACCCAGCGGCGGCGGCGGTCCCGCCCCGCGGCCGAGCGCGCCGGCCGCCAGCCAGGGCGTGAACCAGAGTCAGGCGGAGCAGATCCTCAATTCGATGGAGCGGCGCGAGCGTGAAACCCGGCAGGAGCAGCAGCGCCGGACGGAGGCGGGCTCCACGTCGGGAGTGAAAGACTGGTGA
- the mutL gene encoding DNA mismatch repair endonuclease MutL has product MARRIAILPDAVADQIAAGEVVERPASAVKELVENALDAGARHVRVELENGGKTLMQVGDDGAGMSREDAVLAIDRHATSKVRSVADLVGVATFGFRGEALPAIASVSRFSLLTADGDGLGTELSVTGGRLDRVADAVRQRGTTVTVRSLFFNTPARRKFLRSAASETRAAHDALATLALAHPGVAFELEADGTTRLAVPPDQSPAERLASIWGRDIAGTLVPVSYAAGAFRVEGFVQRPGDAQPTGRRTQLFVNGRPFRDPFLVRAAEAGYRSAIHPGDRPSIYLRIEVAPEDVDVNVHPAKLEVRFRDRIGVERVVEEAVRHALGALVAAAPMGDWRPLAGVAHLPPDRGGTEMGELVPELFAAPDDESSPASGGGGFQAPLLQMFETYIVYQAPEGLVIVDQHSAHERVLYEAVLAQLSGVGAPAQRLLLPLTLELTDEELEAVELHAAELQRVGFEAEAFGGRSVVLHAVPSPHPRFDAGACFQELVADLARGRFGGWANRLERFAATFACRAAVKAGEHLEQEEMRELLLRLFATDLPPHDVHGRATIVQLPREELERRFGRR; this is encoded by the coding sequence ATGGCCCGCCGCATCGCCATCCTTCCTGACGCCGTGGCCGACCAGATCGCCGCGGGTGAGGTGGTCGAGCGCCCCGCGTCCGCCGTGAAGGAGCTGGTGGAGAACGCGCTCGACGCCGGCGCCCGGCACGTTCGGGTGGAGCTGGAGAACGGCGGTAAGACCCTCATGCAGGTGGGTGACGATGGCGCCGGAATGAGCCGCGAGGATGCCGTGCTCGCCATCGACCGGCACGCCACCAGCAAGGTGCGGAGCGTGGCGGACCTGGTCGGCGTCGCCACCTTCGGCTTCCGCGGCGAGGCGCTCCCGGCGATCGCGTCGGTCTCCCGCTTTTCACTCCTGACCGCCGACGGCGACGGGCTCGGCACCGAGCTCAGCGTCACCGGCGGGCGGCTCGACCGGGTGGCCGACGCCGTGCGGCAGCGGGGCACCACGGTCACGGTACGCTCTCTCTTCTTCAATACGCCGGCTCGCCGGAAGTTCCTCCGCTCGGCGGCGAGCGAGACCCGGGCCGCGCACGACGCGCTGGCCACCCTCGCGCTGGCGCATCCGGGCGTGGCGTTCGAGCTGGAGGCGGATGGCACCACACGGCTGGCGGTGCCGCCCGATCAATCCCCAGCCGAGCGGCTCGCCTCAATCTGGGGCCGGGACATCGCGGGGACACTGGTTCCGGTGTCCTACGCGGCAGGGGCTTTTCGGGTGGAGGGCTTCGTCCAGCGTCCAGGCGACGCCCAGCCCACCGGCCGCCGCACGCAGCTCTTCGTGAACGGCCGTCCATTCAGGGATCCGTTCCTCGTTCGCGCCGCGGAGGCAGGCTACCGCTCCGCCATCCATCCGGGTGACCGGCCCTCGATCTATCTCCGGATCGAGGTCGCTCCCGAGGACGTGGACGTGAACGTCCATCCGGCCAAGCTCGAGGTCCGCTTCCGCGACCGGATTGGAGTGGAGCGCGTGGTGGAGGAGGCCGTGCGCCACGCGCTGGGGGCGCTGGTGGCTGCGGCACCGATGGGCGACTGGCGCCCCCTCGCGGGGGTTGCCCATCTGCCTCCGGATCGCGGCGGGACGGAGATGGGCGAGCTGGTGCCCGAGCTCTTCGCCGCGCCGGACGACGAGTCGTCGCCCGCGAGCGGCGGCGGCGGATTCCAGGCGCCGCTGCTGCAGATGTTCGAGACGTACATCGTCTATCAGGCACCGGAGGGTCTGGTCATCGTCGACCAGCACTCGGCCCACGAGCGGGTGCTCTACGAGGCCGTGCTGGCCCAGTTGAGCGGGGTGGGCGCGCCGGCACAGCGACTCCTGCTTCCCCTCACGCTGGAGCTCACCGACGAGGAGCTCGAGGCCGTGGAGCTGCACGCGGCCGAGCTCCAGCGCGTGGGCTTCGAGGCGGAAGCGTTTGGCGGCCGCTCGGTCGTGCTCCACGCGGTGCCGTCGCCCCACCCGCGATTCGACGCGGGCGCCTGCTTCCAGGAGCTGGTGGCCGACCTGGCCCGCGGCCGGTTCGGCGGCTGGGCCAACCGGCTGGAACGCTTCGCCGCCACCTTCGCGTGCCGGGCCGCCGTGAAAGCCGGTGAGCACCTGGAACAAGAGGAGATGCGCGAGCTGCTGCTGCGACTCTTCGCGACCGATCTGCCGCCCCATGACGTGCATGGCCGCGCGACGATCGTCCAGTTGCCGCGTGAGGAGCTGGAGCGCCGGTTTGGCCGCCGCTAG
- a CDS encoding pseudouridine synthase, with the protein MRLQRALARAGVASRRAAEQLITDGRVRVDGKVAELGSKVDPQRQRITVGGRAVKVQARRWLAFHKPLGVVTTASDEEGRRTVFDFIPDHAGLTYVGRLDVTTTGLLLLTTDGEAVHRLTHPRYHVPRRYTALVHGRPTGEIGQAVREKIVIDGRPVAPLEVRVRPGTDGRSILDVTLQEGRNRIVRRWCETMGLKVERLARLSFGPVRLGDLPPGGYRPLTPKEEAALYKAIRMTPDEGETERGPGASRK; encoded by the coding sequence ATGCGGCTCCAGCGGGCGCTCGCCCGGGCGGGAGTCGCCTCGCGGCGGGCCGCGGAGCAGCTCATCACCGACGGCCGGGTCCGGGTGGATGGGAAGGTGGCGGAGCTGGGCAGCAAGGTCGATCCTCAGCGGCAGCGGATCACCGTCGGCGGCCGCGCCGTCAAGGTGCAGGCCCGGCGCTGGCTGGCATTCCATAAGCCGCTCGGCGTGGTCACCACCGCCAGCGATGAGGAAGGCCGCCGGACGGTCTTCGATTTCATCCCCGACCATGCGGGCCTCACCTATGTCGGCCGGCTGGACGTGACTACCACGGGGCTCCTCCTGCTCACCACCGACGGCGAAGCGGTGCACCGTCTCACCCATCCGCGGTATCACGTCCCCCGGCGCTACACCGCGCTGGTGCACGGCCGACCGACCGGCGAGATCGGCCAGGCGGTGCGGGAGAAGATCGTGATCGACGGGCGGCCGGTCGCGCCGCTCGAGGTCCGGGTGCGGCCCGGCACCGATGGACGCAGCATCCTGGATGTCACCCTGCAGGAAGGCCGCAATCGGATCGTCCGCCGGTGGTGCGAAACGATGGGACTCAAGGTCGAGCGCCTGGCGCGGCTCTCCTTCGGCCCCGTGCGCCTGGGTGATCTGCCGCCTGGAGGGTACCGCCCGCTGACACCCAAGGAGGAAGCGGCGCTCTACAAGGCGATCCGGATGACGCCGGACGAAGGTGAAACCGAGAGGGGCCCCGGGGCGTCCAGGAAGTAG
- the scpB gene encoding SMC-Scp complex subunit ScpB, with protein sequence MTPLAQLLEAALFSASRPLTIEELSTLEQEATLADLRMALEQVREHYDFEQHGVELVEMAGGYQILTRPIHAAAIERAHFSVRTPKLSAAALETLAVIAYRQPVGRLEIEEIRGVSAGGVLRLLQERGLIEVVGRGEALGRPLLYGTAPMFLELLGLRDLADLPRAEELTIALRPHHPEPEATDDAAAYVEAES encoded by the coding sequence GTGACCCCGCTCGCTCAGCTGCTTGAGGCGGCGCTCTTCAGCGCCAGCCGCCCGCTCACCATCGAAGAGCTCTCCACCCTGGAGCAGGAGGCCACGCTCGCCGACCTGCGGATGGCCCTGGAGCAGGTCCGCGAGCATTACGACTTCGAGCAGCACGGCGTGGAGCTGGTGGAGATGGCGGGTGGCTACCAGATCCTCACCCGGCCGATCCATGCCGCGGCCATCGAGCGGGCCCACTTCTCGGTCCGCACGCCCAAGCTGAGCGCGGCGGCGCTGGAGACGCTGGCGGTCATCGCGTACCGCCAGCCCGTGGGCCGGTTGGAGATCGAGGAGATCCGCGGGGTCTCGGCGGGCGGGGTGCTGCGGCTGCTGCAGGAGCGCGGGCTGATCGAGGTAGTGGGCCGGGGCGAGGCCCTGGGCCGCCCGCTGCTCTACGGCACCGCGCCCATGTTCCTGGAGCTGCTCGGCCTCCGCGACCTGGCCGACCTGCCGCGGGCCGAGGAGCTCACCATCGCCTTGCGGCCGCACCATCCCGAGCCCGAGGCGACGGATGACGCGGCCGCCTACGTCGAGGCCGAATCGTGA